One genomic segment of Ictalurus punctatus breed USDA103 chromosome 12, Coco_2.0, whole genome shotgun sequence includes these proteins:
- the LOC128634093 gene encoding C-type lectin domain family 6 member A yields the protein QLFLKKANQNCKLCVEGWKSLGLKCYYFSTEKLNWIQSRDNCVGKGGHLVIITSQTEQNFVSSQIGETHWIGLNDLETEGKWMWVNNQPLKETDVKFWFSTPEGPNEPDNWQNEDPSGEDCAALGHEIGDINKWFDASCRKQKRFICEK from the exons caactGTTCTTGAAAAAAGCTAATCAAAACTGTAAACTTTGTGTGGAAGGATGGAAGTCACTTGGTTTAAAGTGTTACTACTTCTCCACTGAGAAACTGAACTGGATACAGAGTCGAGATAACTGTGTGGGGAAAGGAGGTCACCTGGTGATTATAACCAGCCAAACTGAACAG AATTTTGTATCTTCACAAATTGGAGAAACACACTGGATTGGCCTGAATGACTTGGAGACTGAGGGAAAGTGGATGTGGGTGAACAACCAGCCCTTAAAGGAGACGGATGTAAA GTTCTGGTTTAGCACTCCAGAGGGACCAAATGAACCTGATAACTGGCAAAATGAGGACCCTTCTGGAGAGGACTGTGCTGCGCTGGGGCATGAGATTGGTGACATAAATAAATGGTTTGATGCTTCTTGCCGTAAGCAGAAACGATTCATCTGTgaaaagtaa